ttaaaaataaaaataaataaataaattcatttatttatcctaaatattcttatttttatttatccatCCTAATCGTAAAATTTATCTAATTTTCAACAATTCATCGGCATCAAGCAAAACAAAATGTACATCCACAACAGCACAGTGTACCAGTAGAACATTTTCTCTGGTGCCCAGGTTAACTCTGCTTTACAGAGAAATGAACAACCATAAAACAACACGTGGACATCATGTGGGGACCACtcccatttttggaaaattcatTGTTTGCTACACACAGCCAGCATGCATACAAAACGTCGCCGCAGGTTCTTCGGCCTCCGCAAGAAGCCCCCTTTTTAGCAAACAAAACACCACCGTATTTCCGGCCACCGTGTTTCGCCGATGTCGCATATGAGAAGAGGAAAACCCGGAAAGGTTTTCTCTTTTCTTTCCCGGTTTTCTGTATCATTTGGTGCCAATATTAGGCGTAATGTTTATGCAAAAGCATAAATAGGGCGGAGATAAACTAGAAATCTCATCTCGAAAGCACCCATACAACCAAAATGGATTTGGGATCTCGTTTTCAAATGATTGAATCTAAACACAACTTTAGCACATCGAATGATGATTAACACAATATGCACACACCctgttattttcaaaatttcctcAATAGAGGAATGGGACATGCAGCTTTCAATCTACATAACTCAAAGTAGCTCCTGTGTATTAATTCTTCATGATATTGATTATAACTATATATAAGTTAAATTAGCGAAGTTGAGCTCCAACacatacatataaaaaaattaaattatgtaattaaaactaattaaaaaaagATCAAGTTCTAATATATATTCCATTTAAATATCAACCGAGCAAAACTTTTCGTACAAGAAAGCTGCAGCAGAGAGCTCTTTCAAAGATACACCAAAATCGACCCGTGCCGATTGAAAAAGCCCAAAATGCTGCAAAAGTTGAAGCAGCAATCaccatattaattttttttgtcaggATACTCGGGAAATCCTGGACTCGCGGGTTGATGTGTCTCTGAAACAGCAGTATCAGCTGTCCTTGAGTCGATTTCAGATCCAGGCTCTACTACCTGCTTTTCCTGCActgataattttattatataattaaaaaacgTCAGCACCTAAATACACTAAGCACAAATGAAACAACGCATGAGAACATTTCAAAAAACATCCCAGTTTCCAGTTCAATAACAGCAAGGGGGAGTTTATTTGTCGTTAAccttcataattttttaaaaagtaactTTTGGAACAAAGAGGGAGCAAAAATAGAGGAAAAGGGGATCAATTGAAGGCAATTACTGAGTCAGAAAACCTCTGATGTGGCAGATTCAGCTGCATCGGATTGGTCTGACTGCAAAGTTTGGGAAATCGGCGATTTCTATACTGCAAATGGAATCCGAAAGTCAGGTGACGAGGCGATTGATTGTGCATACAAAAAGAATAAGGATGGAACCTGGGGAGGATAATTGCCGTCGAAGTTGAAGCAACACGAGCCATGGCAGCAGAAGCTCGGCCGTTGGTTTGCtttgtagtttttttttggCGTGATCGAGTCATGAAAGAAATTGcacaaaattattataattaagagtaaaaaaatctcaattttgagttaaagtattattttttgtgtaaaatatatttttttaatgtaaaaatatacatgaaaaattattatttgatacaTGATGAtctgtgataaaaaaaaaatattagtttttactGCAATCAACTTCACTCATTTCCGTAGCCCGTCACAGATTAGACATAGTTATTTTCTGCAAGGTAAAACTTgaatatttagaaaattttaacacaaaattttaacacaaaaactcttgttatACGATCTCATAActaaattttgtgatacatttttttatttaagtaaagaatgtcaaaatattattttttattataaatataaaaattgttgaTCTGTCTGACTAATAAATATACGTcaaatcgtctcacaagatacctattcATTTTAATATACGGCACATATCtaacttcaaatcttgatcaaAATCCAGACAAAATTAAAAcccttttgaacataaataagaTGCATTGAAGCTCCATCATTGTTTAATTCATGGGTCATTTTTAGGACTATATACAGTACATGACGAATATGGCAAGCTCCAACGAAGGAATCCAGGAGTCCAAGAAAGGCAGAGAATGCACAATTGAAAGACACATTTTGGGATGTTACGAATTCATTCAAATATCATCGGCATCGATTCCTCCGGGGAATGCTTCATGGCTTACACAATAATGACTTCCATCCGGCCCTGAAATCTTGAAACTGTTCAATCGAAAATTAGCATGTCAAAATCATGCAACCATTTCATACTAGACAATAACTGCATTTTTACTCCCTTATCGAGAAGGAAGGGTGTAAAATGGCTCTTTCAAAAAAAACATCAAGGAGTAACTTGTTGTGCTTTTTAcgaatttaaaatgaaaacagATCCAGAATGTGACAAAGAACAGACCACTCAAGAACGGATTTGCCTTCCTTGTACTTTTGATTCTTCTCATAAGCCATTTCCTGAGAACAATCACACAAGATATTCATTCGACGACCATGCATTAACATGTGATCTACGGGCTAAATTGTAGTGAGCAAATAAATCTTACGTATTTCCATCCAACCATTGACCCACAGCGAACACAGAAGATATCAGCAACGACGTGCACTCCGGTCATCATCATCCGCTCTACTTTCTCCCCAAGTGTTACGTTCACTCTGCACGAGGAAACAGTCCAAATGTTTGTCCACGTAATGACGTTCAAATGTAAAATTTGTTGCATTCCTTTGCCTTTGGAGCATTTCTCCACTAGAAAGCCGATGCTAATCATTTTGTAAGTTTGCATCCTGTGCCACTAGTTTAAAGTTGATGTTAACACCTTCACGGCATATCAACTCGCTTTTACTGCTTGATATGAATGCCGTGTCCACAATCATTTATGAAGGGGTATCTACCAATTTGTACATTTGTTGCTCGAAAAATTACATAAAGATAATAAGACCAAGAAAAACTACATGTTCCGTGTCTAATTAGCATCAGCAGCCAAAATCAAGAAACACTTACGCCTTACTGAAGAGATAAGCCTTCCCATGCTTGCATTGGAAAGACTGAAGCAAAGAATCAACAAAGGAAGAACAGAGTTAAAAGACCAAGGAACGTATTATGCAATGCTAAAAAAACTCGTTTCACCATTAGATCGAACAACCAAAGATCGGCCTTTATAGAACTGACATCAAAATTGATAGACAAAAAATGGAAATCTGTATTGATAAAAGGCCTAATCACAGTGCAAGAATCAAGATTTCGAGAAAGTTGGATCAGTTCCAACAGGTTTTGCAAGGCTATGAGATGTACAATAAGCTGGCATCATTCATCCATCGAAATAAACCACTTCCCGGTTGACTTAAATCTCCAACTGCCACCATTACTACCTCAATATGATCAACAACACAGAGTCAACCACCCACCATAAAACGTGTTACCGTGTTTGGTATCGGTTTAAAAAGGAATGCATAAAGTAAATATTACACATCTTTTTCACTTTCCGCATTATTTCGCGGTGTCTCATTTTAACCAAGAAAGAAGAAAGTCAGATCATGTCAAATCCAATCCCAACTACAGATTCCATAAATACGCTAAAAACCAAAATTAAAGCGTCAAATTCAAGATTGTacatcaaaacaaaacaaaaacaattatcTTTGGAGACAAATTACGAGAATATCATAGCAAAAACGAGGCAAAAAATTTGATcttgaaaggaaaaaaatgatAGACCTCTCACCTTTGAGACGATGTCTTCACTCAAAGCCAGGTGAGTCCCACAGTGCTTGCAACTGTAGATCTTGCCTTCAAGAGTCACCGCAAATATCCTACCCATCTATCTTTTTTCCACCCCCCACAATTCAAAATGGGCGAGGCGAATTTCGGAAAAGAAATTGATCGATGGAATGAAAAATACACCAAAAAAACAACTCGCAAAATGGGTCCAGTTAAAAAGTTCGAGAATTGATTTAATAAATGGATAAAAGGGAGTGGTACACCAGAACGGCGAGGCCAGAATAACATATGAATAAAGAAAAAGCAACACTTTTTTGAAGGCACTAGAAAACTTCGAAGTGGTGAGATTTTGCCTTGGGAGATAGGACAACCGAAAGTGCAAAAAATCCGGGTGGGAGAAAATCTTAATTTATCACAATCCGAGAAAATTTGTACCATACTATATGGAAACAGCGGCAGTATATGCTCCCTCATTGCACATCTATTGCTTTTATAGTAATAATCTTAATGAAAACAGATACCATATCCAGTTAAAATTTAATGGTGAAATATATACCTTGATGTATTTTTATAGAATAAAAGAAATTCCACTAAAAATTTAGGAAGAAAATATCCGATATTGAGATTTGAGAGTGGGGATCAAATAAAAGTATAAAACAAGGTGGAAAGCCTTTCAATTATAAGTACTCTATAGTGTGACTTTTTAgcaattttcaatttaaatttttgcaAGAATATCAATCCAATTAGTCCTCTCATAGTCtcatttcatatatatttggaacaaacaaaaaaacaaataaagtttatataaggggaagttggtgaaaaattctcaatcaaaatatttctttgggttcactttCTACctacaaaattgtggtactatgtcatacaaaatgtgatacacttcatgtgaaaatgtggtactaaaaaagtacccaaggactgaacacaaaaaaaatcgccGACTGAGAACTGGAGGTAAATTTTTCGTTTATATCATTGGGTTGAACCGGAGAAAGTACCTGACACAAGCGttgttttcattattttatcaaaaatcaAGTACATTG
The DNA window shown above is from Primulina huaijiensis isolate GDHJ02 chromosome 12, ASM1229523v2, whole genome shotgun sequence and carries:
- the LOC140989355 gene encoding protein yippee-like, with the protein product MGRIFAVTLEGKIYSCKHCGTHLALSEDIVSKSFQCKHGKAYLFSKAVNVTLGEKVERMMMTGVHVVADIFCVRCGSMVGWKYEMAYEKNQKYKEGKSVLECFKISGPDGSHYCVSHEAFPGGIDADDI